The Winogradskyella schleiferi genome contains the following window.
GATTTTCAACCCTCTTTTAAAGTGAAACGTTGGATTGGTTTAATTGGGTTTATTGCTTGTTTCGTCGTGATGTTCAAATTGGATATCATGGCAATGATAGCGGCTTTGGCTGTTATTAGTGCAATGTATTTTAGATTACAGCGCAAAGAAGTAAAACTACAGTCGAATGATGTTTGGAAAAGTGTTTGGGAAAACGTAGTGAATAAAGGCCTGAAAAAGATTGATGCCCAAATTGAAGAAAACTCCAATTGGAACCCTAATATTATTTTGTTTAGCGGTAAAAGCGACCATCAGTCGTATCTTTTGGAATTATGCAAAACCGTTTCTGGGCGTACAGGTATTGTGACCAATTTTAAGCTTATTTTAGATAAGGAAAACAGTTTGCCACCTTTAAGGAAAACCGATCAAGTTATTAGGGATGATAAGTTTCAGGAACTTGGCATTTTTGCACGACAGATAAAAGTGGATAATATCTATAATGGTATTACCAATATTGCATCCACCTTTGGTTTTTCAGGTGTTGAACCCAACACAATTATGATGGGATGGCCAAAAGGTATTGAGAATTCCACAGAATACTCTAAGATGACTCAAACCTTATTATATCTCGATTATAATTTATTGTATTTGGATTTTGATCAACAAACGAAATTCGGGAATTATAGTTCTGTGGATTTTTGGTGGCGAGAAACCGATAGCAAAAATGCTGTGATGATGCTTAATATTGCACGTTTTATTATTGCTTCGCCAAAATGGAACCACACGAATATCAGAGTGCTTTTTGTAAACAATAACAATATTGATGTCACTATTATTGAATCTAAAATCAGGACTTTGGTTGAGGATTTACGTGTCAATGTGGACATCAAGATTATCAATAATGCTGTGGAGCAAAAAACATTTTATAAGATTATTGAAGAAGAATCGCAAGCCACAAATTTGACTATTATCGGTATTCCAGATTACAATATTGAGAAACAAGCCGAATTTGTTTTAAAAACCAATCATTTATTTGAATCCATTGGTTCTACCCTTTTGGTTAAAGCGGCACATAATTTTAATGAACTTGATTTAGACTTATTACATGAGGCGGAATAAGGGTTTACTTAAATGAATTGAACTAATAACGCGCTCCAATTTTTGGTTTAAAATCTGTAAGAAGTAATTGAATTGTTTTTTAGACTTGGTTTTGACAAATGAACTATAATTTCAACGTGATTTTTCAATTGATTCGCGACAAGAAATAAAAACCAATTTTAGTATCTTGCATAAAACTCATTTCATGAAAATCATTACTCGATTACTCCTATTAATATTAATATGTACGGGTTGCTCTTCGTCCAAGATTATTCCATCTCTATGGCAATCTCAAGAATTTAAAACACAAACATTTGACCGTATATTAGTTTATGCCAGTACAGAAGATAAAGAACTTCAAAGGCGTTTTGAAAATAAGATGGCGAAGCTCTTTGCAGAAAAAGACATTACGGCTTTGAAAATGAACGCGCTATTTCCTGAAATTGAATATAAAGAAAATCACACACAGGACGAAATCAATGAATTTGTTACCCGTTGTAAATCAAAAAACATTGATAAGGTTTTATTGGCTTCACAGAAATCAAAGAATATTGATACTGTTAATGCCAAAACTTTACATAATTATATGAATTCTTTGGAACCTTTGAATCTCACCAGCCAACGCAAGGATGAAAACGACTTAACTTACGATAAAAAAGTAATAATTACTTACAATATAGAGGCTGCTGTATATGACCTTAGCATATCGTCTGAAGATAGACCTATTGCATCAACCGCTTTGAAAGCGACAAATCCAAAATCTCTTAATCAACTGGAAGATCATTTTTTGAATGCTATTAAAAAACTCTTTAAGGATAAATAATTATTTGGTTGTATTAATGGTTGGCTACCGTATGCAAATTTATAATGCCTAACGAAAAAATGGTTTAATCTTATAGTCCTTGCTGACTAAATTACATGCTTAGTGGTTCATATTCATTTTTTTAAGCTTTGTTATTTGTCTAATATCTATATCTCATTTACGAATAATCTAAAAGTATTCATATCCAAAAATAAATTTATTGTGTATGCGTATACTGTTAAATTAAAATGAATATACTAGTGCATATCTACTATATATTGAAACAGATTTATCCGTGTAAAATTGACCATAATTTATGGTATTAATTTTCATTATGAGTATCTTTGTGAGGCACGTAACTTCAAAAATATAGTGAGCTTTCCTATCTAAAAAATGAAAAACTATAAACCCAAAAACAGACTAAGTCCAAAGGCCTACATAGACGGGATTTTAAGTGGTGATCGTGTCATTTTATCTCGAGCAATCACAATTATAGAAAGTAATTTAGAAAGTGATAAATTATTGGCTAAAGAAATCGTTCAAGAGATTTTACCAAGTTCAGGCAAATCAATTCGTATTGGTATTACAGGAGTTCCCGGCGTTGGAAAAAGTACGTTTATAGAAGCTTTTGGGTTGTATTTAGTTAAAGAAGGTCATAAAGTCGCAATTTTATCCATAGATCCAAGTAGTCAACGTTCAAAAGGTAGCATTTTAGGAGATAAAACCCGAATGGAAGAATTGGCTAATTTACAAAACGCTTATATTAGACCTTCTGCTTCAGGAGATACTTTAGGAGGTGTCGCAAACAAAACAGGCGAAACCATGTTACTTTGCGAAGCTGCAGGATATGATGTTATTTTAATTGAAACGGTTGGTGTTGGTCAATCTGAAACAGCCGTTCATGGTATGACGGATTTCTTCTTATTACTAATGTTAGCTGGTGCTGGTGATGAATTGCAAGGCATTAAAAAAGGCATTATGGAAATGGCAGATATGCTGGTGATTAATAAAGCTGATGGCGATAATATTACCCAGAGTAAAATCGCAAAAAGACAATATCAAAATGCCTTACATATTTTTCCTTTATCGGAATCTGGATGGAGTCCTGTGGTAAGCACCGCTTCTTCGGTTAAGAACATTGGCATATCCAATGTATGGAAAGAAATTTTGAAGTACAAAGCGCATGTTGATGCTAATGGTTATTTCTTAAAAAATAGAAACCATCAACAAATAAAATGGATGTATAATAATATTAATGAAGAATTAAAGCGGCTGTTTTACAATTCAAAAGATATTAAAAGTGAACTTTCCATTTTAGAAAAAGAAGTTATTGCTGCAGAAATCTCTCCCGTTAAAGCGGCACAGCAAATCATAGATAAGTTTAAAAAATCGTTTTAAAATAAAATTGTTCAAAATGAAGTTTGATAATTATTTTGATCAGCAATTTGAATTGAGATATTTTGAAATGAATGAACTAGGCTTGGCAACACCTACAATTATGCTAGGCTTATTAGAAGAAACTGCCGCAGACCACTGCTATGCTATTAATCATAGTTTGTTTGATCTATTCGAAAAAAAAGTAGGTTGGGTTTTAGTGTCTGGAATTTTACAAATGGACCGCTACCCTAGTTATAAAGAAAAAATCACCATTAGAACTTGGTTATCCCACTACTCCTCTATTAAAGGCTATAGAGAAAATATAATTTTTGATGATAACCAAAATATTATAGGCAGAGCTAAAGGCTTATGGGTTTTCTTTGATATTGAAAAACGACGACCACTCCCTATTTTTAATGACATTAAAGAAAAGTGGTCTTACTTTAACACCTCCTCTATTGAGCATGATATTAAGAAAAAGATTAATGCGATAGACATTGCCGATCATACCAATGAGTTTAAAGTTAACCGATTTGATACAGACATGAATAAGCACGTGAATAATATTAGATATTTACAATGGGTTATTGAGTCTATACCAGAAGATATTGTTGATCATTATTATTTACATACCATAGATGGTCGTTTTATTGCTGAAGCGCAATATGGTGATACCGTTTTGTCTCAAACAAAAGTATTGTCATTTCCAAATGCTTTTGAGCATACCATAAAAGTTGACGGTAGCGATAAGATATGTGCGACTGCGACTACGCATTGGAAAAAGTATTGATTTAAAAATTGTTCTTTCTATTCAATTGACTTACTGTTAAACGTCATTAATTATTTTCAAAATAAAAAAAGCCCAAACAGGTCAATGTTCGAGCTTTTCTACTAATATTAACCAGGTTCTCTAATCCTGTTCTAAATATTTATCCATAATAGTCATTGCTGCTTCTGAAATCACAGTTCCAGGACCAAAAATAGCAACAACTTTTCTTTCTAATAGATAATCATAATCTTGTGCAGGAATAACGCCTCCTGCAAAAACCATAATATCTGGTCGGCCTAATTTTTCTAATTCGCCAATTAATTGAGGAATTAATGTTTTATGACCAGCCGCTAAACTCGATGCACCTACAAAGTGAACATCGTTTTCAATGGCTTGTTTCGCCACTTCTTCAGGCGTTTGGAATAATGATCCCATATCCACATCAAAACCTAAATCTGCAAAACTAGAAGCCACAACTTTGGCGCCTCTATCATGTCCATCCTGACCCATTTTTGCAATCATAACTCGTGGTCTTCGACCTTCGATTTCTGCAAATTTATCAGCTAATTGCTGCGCTTTTGCAAACGTACTATCGTTATCGACTTCTTTTCCGTACACACCACTTATTAATTTAGTATCTGCTTTATGTCTTCCAAAATGAACTTCTAATGCATCAGATATTTCACCTAAAGTGGCAAAATTTTCAGCAGCTTCAACTGCTAGTTCCAGTAAATTGCCTTTAGCGCCTCCAGCACAGGCTTCTAAGGCTTTAAGTTTAGCCGCAACCACTTCTGAATTACGCTCAGCTTTCATTTTATTTAAACGTTCAATTTGAGAATTTCTAACAACCGTATTGTCAACTTCTAAAATTTGTATGTTCGATTTTTCAGTTGTTTTAAATTTATTCACGCCAACTAAAATATCTTGACCAGAATCTAAACGCGCTTGTTTGCGAGCAGAAGCTTCTTCAATACGTAATTTAGGAACTCCAGTTTCAATAGCTTTTGCCATACCACCTAGTTCTTCGACTTCTTCAATCAATTTCCAAGCTTTCTTCGCTATTTCTTGTGTTAAATATTCCACGTAATAAGAACCAGCCCAAGGATCGACAGATTTCGTCATCTGAGTTTCATCTTGAATAAAGATTTGGGTGTTACGTGCAATCCTAGCAGAGAAATCTGTTGGTAATGCAATCGCTTCATCCAAAGCATTGGTGTGTAATGATTGTGTGCCTCCTAAGGTCGCAGCCATCGCTTCAATGCACGTACGAGCGACATTGTTAAAAGGGTCTTGCTCACTTAAACTCCAACCAGACGTTTGACTATGCGTACGCAATGCCATTGATTTTGGGTTCTTTGGATTAAATGATTTTATGATTTTTGCCCAAAGCATACGTGCGGCACGCATTTTAGCAATTTCCATAAAGTGATTCATACCAACAGCCCAGAAGAACGATAATCGTGGTGCAAATTCATCAATCTTTAAACCAGATTTTAAACCTGTTCTGATGTATTCCATACCATCGGCTAAAGTGTATGCCAATTCAATATCTGCCGTAGCACCAGCTTCTTGCATATGGTAACCACTAATAGAAATGGAATTAAACTTCGGCATATTTTTAGTGGTATAATCAAAGATATCACCAATAATTTTCATAGAAGGTAATGGTGGATATATGTAGGTATTACGCACCATAAATTCCTTTAGAATATCATTTTGAATGGTTCCTGAAAGTTGATCCAATGAAACGCCTTGTTTCTTAGCTGCAGCTATATAGAAGGCCATAATTGGCAGTACTGCGCCATTCATAGTCATAGACACCGACATTTTATCTAATGGAATTTGATCAAACAAAATTTCCATATCTAAAATAGAATCTATGGCAACACCAGCTTTACCAACATCACCTGTGACACGCGGATGATCGGAATCATAACCTCTGTGCGTGGCTAAATCGAATGCCACGGACAATCCTTTTTGTCCTGCTGCTAAATTTCTTCTGTAAAATGCATTGGACTCTTCCGCAGTTGAAAAACCTGCATATTGTCTAATTGTCCAAGGTCGCATCGCATACATAGCGCTGTAAGGACCTCTTAAAAAAGGTGGTACACCAGCAGAAAAACTTAAGTGCTCTGCATCGGCAATATCATCTTTTGTAAAATGTTTTTTTACGGGAATGCCTTCAGGTGTATTCCAAATGTCTTGGCTTTTT
Protein-coding sequences here:
- the scpA gene encoding methylmalonyl-CoA mutase codes for the protein MQPDFSDIKLNSAVKQTVEPSKSQDIWNTPEGIPVKKHFTKDDIADAEHLSFSAGVPPFLRGPYSAMYAMRPWTIRQYAGFSTAEESNAFYRRNLAAGQKGLSVAFDLATHRGYDSDHPRVTGDVGKAGVAIDSILDMEILFDQIPLDKMSVSMTMNGAVLPIMAFYIAAAKKQGVSLDQLSGTIQNDILKEFMVRNTYIYPPLPSMKIIGDIFDYTTKNMPKFNSISISGYHMQEAGATADIELAYTLADGMEYIRTGLKSGLKIDEFAPRLSFFWAVGMNHFMEIAKMRAARMLWAKIIKSFNPKNPKSMALRTHSQTSGWSLSEQDPFNNVARTCIEAMAATLGGTQSLHTNALDEAIALPTDFSARIARNTQIFIQDETQMTKSVDPWAGSYYVEYLTQEIAKKAWKLIEEVEELGGMAKAIETGVPKLRIEEASARKQARLDSGQDILVGVNKFKTTEKSNIQILEVDNTVVRNSQIERLNKMKAERNSEVVAAKLKALEACAGGAKGNLLELAVEAAENFATLGEISDALEVHFGRHKADTKLISGVYGKEVDNDSTFAKAQQLADKFAEIEGRRPRVMIAKMGQDGHDRGAKVVASSFADLGFDVDMGSLFQTPEEVAKQAIENDVHFVGASSLAAGHKTLIPQLIGELEKLGRPDIMVFAGGVIPAQDYDYLLERKVVAIFGPGTVISEAAMTIMDKYLEQD
- a CDS encoding amino acid permease — its product is MPKKKKFGTFAGVFTPSVLTILGVIMYMRLGWVVGNAGLIGAIIIIIIAHVIAVTTGLSVSSVATDKKIGAGGIYYVLSRSMGVPIGGSIGIAIFVGTAFSIALYLIGFAESFNAYFGFGTAINDLRLTGTIALLSLSALALISTSAALKTQFIILAAIIVSLISIFLGSTEFAPKSINLFSTESAVPLEVVFAVFFPAVTGFTAGIAMSGDLEDPKKSIPLGTLYAIGVGLLVYIALAVFMAFTIDSDLLKTDYNILMKIALFAPAVVAGIWGATLSSALGGILGGPRILQAMSMDKVTPKLFSKGKGINNDPVNALFLAFIIAEVGILIGELDIIARVVSMFYLTAYGFINISFFLESWANPDFQPSFKVKRWIGLIGFIACFVVMFKLDIMAMIAALAVISAMYFRLQRKEVKLQSNDVWKSVWENVVNKGLKKIDAQIEENSNWNPNIILFSGKSDHQSYLLELCKTVSGRTGIVTNFKLILDKENSLPPLRKTDQVIRDDKFQELGIFARQIKVDNIYNGITNIASTFGFSGVEPNTIMMGWPKGIENSTEYSKMTQTLLYLDYNLLYLDFDQQTKFGNYSSVDFWWRETDSKNAVMMLNIARFIIASPKWNHTNIRVLFVNNNNIDVTIIESKIRTLVEDLRVNVDIKIINNAVEQKTFYKIIEEESQATNLTIIGIPDYNIEKQAEFVLKTNHLFESIGSTLLVKAAHNFNELDLDLLHEAE
- a CDS encoding acyl-[acyl-carrier-protein] thioesterase — protein: MKFDNYFDQQFELRYFEMNELGLATPTIMLGLLEETAADHCYAINHSLFDLFEKKVGWVLVSGILQMDRYPSYKEKITIRTWLSHYSSIKGYRENIIFDDNQNIIGRAKGLWVFFDIEKRRPLPIFNDIKEKWSYFNTSSIEHDIKKKINAIDIADHTNEFKVNRFDTDMNKHVNNIRYLQWVIESIPEDIVDHYYLHTIDGRFIAEAQYGDTVLSQTKVLSFPNAFEHTIKVDGSDKICATATTHWKKY
- the meaB gene encoding methylmalonyl Co-A mutase-associated GTPase MeaB, giving the protein MKNYKPKNRLSPKAYIDGILSGDRVILSRAITIIESNLESDKLLAKEIVQEILPSSGKSIRIGITGVPGVGKSTFIEAFGLYLVKEGHKVAILSIDPSSQRSKGSILGDKTRMEELANLQNAYIRPSASGDTLGGVANKTGETMLLCEAAGYDVILIETVGVGQSETAVHGMTDFFLLLMLAGAGDELQGIKKGIMEMADMLVINKADGDNITQSKIAKRQYQNALHIFPLSESGWSPVVSTASSVKNIGISNVWKEILKYKAHVDANGYFLKNRNHQQIKWMYNNINEELKRLFYNSKDIKSELSILEKEVIAAEISPVKAAQQIIDKFKKSF